One segment of Deinococcus sp. Leaf326 DNA contains the following:
- the uvrC gene encoding excinuclease ABC subunit UvrC: MHFDDLPVLPTTPGVYIFRRGGVPIYIGKANNIRSRVGQHFKAGGKSGKFTALAESLEFITARNEVEALILEANLIKQHRPHYNVLLKDDKHYPFLKLTNEAFPMLIVTRRVLKDGASYYGPYPDASAVRRVKHLIDTMFPLRKNSGLPMQRKPRPCLNYHMGRCLAPCIDAADPEAYVRVVDDVKGLLEGRAGHVVTRLRQDMGAAARGQDFEQAARLRDRVAAVEKLFGTEQHAFVSDETDLDFLGVAQAGEYAMVQLFRMRGGRVVGRDKRFLTGAEESGTGEIIEAFVQDYYTQATHVPPLILLPADFEDTPVWSRFLSDKAGRRTEMRTPKRGDKVDLVDMAQRNAQTGLESELALLERRGDHPGLDALREVLALPERPWRIEGYDNSNLFGTNIVSGMVVFEGGRSRRGEHRRFKVKGLDHPDDYTSMRQTITRRFTGSLSDKLPLPDLLLIDGGRGQVNAALDALKEADLQIPVVGLAKREERLVLPGRYGAQWWLEGGSEVGVDRELLLAHTHPALRLLIGVRDEVHNYAVTYHRKLRGEGMLRSVFDDLPGIGQKRRDALLEHFTSLEDLAAAPVEQIAAVPGMTARAAQSVKTFLQAREDNAAPI; encoded by the coding sequence GGCAAAAGCGGCAAATTCACGGCACTGGCCGAGTCGCTGGAGTTCATCACAGCCAGGAACGAGGTCGAGGCGCTCATTCTCGAGGCCAACCTCATCAAGCAGCACCGGCCGCACTACAACGTGCTGCTCAAGGACGACAAGCACTATCCGTTCCTGAAACTGACAAACGAGGCGTTTCCCATGCTCATCGTCACGCGGCGGGTGCTCAAGGACGGCGCGAGCTACTACGGCCCCTACCCGGACGCCTCAGCGGTGCGGCGGGTCAAACACCTCATCGACACCATGTTTCCGCTGCGCAAGAATTCGGGGCTGCCCATGCAGCGCAAGCCCCGTCCCTGCCTGAACTACCACATGGGGCGCTGCCTCGCGCCGTGCATCGACGCCGCCGACCCCGAGGCCTACGTGCGCGTGGTGGACGACGTGAAGGGGCTGCTCGAGGGCCGCGCCGGGCACGTCGTCACCCGGCTGCGCCAGGACATGGGCGCGGCGGCGCGCGGACAGGACTTCGAGCAGGCCGCGCGGCTACGCGACCGGGTGGCGGCAGTCGAGAAGCTGTTCGGAACCGAGCAACACGCCTTTGTCAGCGACGAGACTGACCTGGACTTCCTAGGCGTGGCGCAGGCGGGCGAGTACGCGATGGTGCAGCTGTTCCGCATGCGCGGCGGGCGGGTCGTGGGCCGCGACAAGCGCTTCCTGACGGGGGCCGAGGAGAGCGGCACGGGCGAAATCATCGAGGCCTTCGTGCAGGACTACTACACCCAGGCGACGCATGTCCCCCCCCTCATCCTGCTGCCGGCCGACTTCGAGGACACGCCGGTCTGGAGCCGCTTTCTGTCGGACAAGGCCGGCCGGCGGACCGAGATGCGCACGCCCAAGCGCGGCGACAAAGTCGACCTGGTGGACATGGCGCAGCGCAACGCACAGACGGGCCTGGAGTCCGAACTCGCGCTGCTCGAGCGCCGGGGAGACCATCCGGGCCTCGACGCGCTGCGTGAGGTCCTCGCCCTGCCCGAACGGCCCTGGCGTATCGAGGGCTACGACAACTCCAACCTCTTCGGCACGAACATCGTCTCGGGGATGGTGGTCTTCGAGGGCGGGCGCTCGCGCCGGGGCGAACACCGCCGGTTCAAGGTCAAGGGCCTGGATCACCCCGACGACTACACCTCGATGCGCCAGACGATCACGCGGCGCTTCACGGGCAGCCTCTCGGACAAGCTGCCGCTGCCGGACCTGCTGCTCATCGACGGGGGGCGCGGGCAGGTAAACGCGGCGCTCGACGCGCTGAAGGAGGCAGACCTCCAGATTCCGGTCGTGGGCCTCGCCAAGCGTGAGGAGCGGCTGGTCCTGCCGGGGCGCTACGGCGCGCAGTGGTGGCTGGAGGGCGGCAGTGAGGTCGGCGTGGACCGCGAACTGCTGCTGGCGCACACGCACCCGGCGCTGCGGCTCCTCATCGGCGTGCGCGACGAGGTCCACAACTACGCCGTCACCTACCACCGCAAGCTGCGCGGTGAGGGCATGCTGCGCAGCGTGTTCGACGACCTGCCGGGCATTGGGCAAAAACGCCGGGACGCCCTGCTGGAGCACTTCACCAGCCTCGAGGACCTCGCCGCCGCGCCGGTCGAGCAGATCGCGGCGGTGCCGGGCATGACCGCGCGCGCCGCGCAGAGCGTCAAGACCTTCTTGCAGGCGCGGGAAGACAACGCCGCGCCGATCTGA
- a CDS encoding MFS transporter, with protein MSRGLQFRSLADLPRNARNSILLEPLWAVFGTVVLYYAPLYLRSVGLSSTEIGLLGSVTLALSFACQAFAAPITNRLGRKRTTLIGDLISWTAPMFVWALAQSLGAFVFAAALNAVNRIVTVSWSLLVIEDVDPPQRPRVFGIMNLIVTFCGLLTPLLGLLISRYGVVPTLRVFYALGGLGMTIMFLWRNAITDETRSGQEAMLQHRDLSLGQSLRQTLQRVAGMRGHPGLIGVTVFYVLTVFIEQLSLFQILFLGETLGFSAQTLSYVPVVGALVTALLYGAALPRLGRLPLGQTLVAVRALALVGAVALLLVPAGQTAPMLAVVGLIGGATFLTQTYRDAALFARLPVGEGTADLYSAVQTLTLLCSIPAAGLAGLVFASSPHGLFGLIAVLCAALLVLAAQLARREGRAPQAA; from the coding sequence ATGAGCCGGGGGCTCCAGTTCCGGTCGCTGGCCGACCTGCCGCGCAATGCCCGCAATTCCATCCTGCTCGAGCCGCTGTGGGCGGTATTCGGGACGGTCGTGCTGTACTACGCGCCGCTTTATTTGCGCAGCGTGGGCCTGTCGAGCACGGAGATCGGTCTGCTCGGGTCGGTCACGCTGGCCCTGTCCTTCGCGTGCCAGGCTTTCGCCGCGCCCATCACCAACCGCCTGGGCCGCAAGCGCACCACATTGATCGGCGACCTGATCTCCTGGACGGCGCCCATGTTCGTCTGGGCACTGGCCCAGTCCCTCGGGGCCTTCGTGTTCGCGGCCGCGCTGAACGCCGTCAACCGCATCGTCACAGTGTCCTGGAGCCTGCTGGTCATCGAGGACGTGGACCCGCCGCAGCGCCCACGCGTCTTCGGGATCATGAATCTCATCGTGACCTTCTGCGGCCTGCTCACACCGCTCCTGGGCCTGCTGATCTCCCGCTACGGCGTGGTGCCCACCCTACGGGTCTTCTACGCCCTGGGCGGCCTGGGCATGACGATCATGTTCCTGTGGCGCAACGCCATCACCGACGAGACCCGCAGCGGCCAGGAGGCCATGCTCCAGCACCGTGACTTGAGCTTGGGCCAGAGCCTACGCCAGACCCTGCAGCGCGTCGCGGGAATGCGCGGGCATCCCGGCCTCATCGGCGTCACGGTGTTCTACGTCCTGACCGTGTTCATCGAGCAGCTCAGCCTCTTTCAGATTCTGTTCTTGGGCGAGACGCTGGGCTTCAGCGCCCAGACCCTCTCGTACGTGCCGGTCGTGGGGGCTCTCGTCACCGCCCTGCTCTACGGCGCGGCGCTGCCCCGGCTGGGCCGGCTGCCGCTGGGACAGACCCTGGTGGCTGTGCGCGCGCTAGCCCTGGTCGGGGCCGTGGCGCTGCTGCTTGTGCCGGCCGGTCAGACAGCGCCCATGCTGGCGGTCGTCGGGTTGATCGGCGGCGCGACCTTTCTCACGCAGACCTACCGCGACGCGGCCCTCTTCGCGCGCCTGCCGGTGGGGGAGGGCACGGCCGACCTGTACTCGGCGGTGCAGACCCTGACCCTGCTGTGCTCGATTCCGGCCGCCGGTCTCGCGGGCCTGGTTTTCGCCTCCTCGCCGCATGGCCTGTTCGGCTTGATCGCCGTGTTGTGCGCCGCCCTGCTGGTTCTCGCGGCCCAGCTCGCCCGCCGCGAGGGGCGCGCCCCTCAGGCGGCCTGA
- a CDS encoding phosphatase PAP2 family protein, which translates to MRLPTRRPPPPGLSAPPRRWNAVALLLLGVLLPLLAVADLTEDVFREGGFTWDQTVLAWYRAHRTPELTRIAEALAVIGGVQVLPFVTLAVVAGLYRAGARAHALFLALAVCGATLLNVVTKLIFQRPRPDVLEAVLREPGFSFPSGHAMANAAFGIAITLIFWRSRAGWPVAILGALWAVLVGISRNYLGVHYPSDVLAGALSSLVWVVGLYLLMGQFRPSLRGSPAGERDNR; encoded by the coding sequence ATGCGCCTCCCAACCCGCCGTCCACCTCCTCCGGGGCTCTCCGCCCCTCCCCGGCGCTGGAATGCCGTGGCCCTGCTGCTGCTCGGGGTGCTGCTGCCCCTGCTGGCAGTGGCCGACCTGACCGAGGACGTGTTCCGTGAGGGCGGCTTCACCTGGGACCAGACGGTGCTGGCGTGGTACCGGGCGCACCGCACCCCCGAACTGACCCGCATTGCCGAGGCGCTGGCTGTGATCGGCGGCGTGCAGGTGCTGCCCTTCGTCACGCTGGCCGTGGTGGCCGGACTGTACCGGGCAGGTGCGCGGGCACACGCGCTGTTTCTGGCACTGGCGGTGTGCGGCGCGACCCTGCTGAACGTCGTGACCAAACTGATCTTCCAGCGGCCCCGGCCCGATGTCCTGGAGGCGGTGTTGCGCGAGCCGGGCTTCAGCTTTCCGAGCGGTCACGCGATGGCGAATGCCGCGTTCGGGATCGCCATCACCCTGATCTTCTGGAGATCAAGGGCTGGCTGGCCGGTCGCCATACTCGGCGCGCTGTGGGCCGTACTCGTGGGGATCAGCCGGAATTATCTGGGCGTCCACTACCCGAGCGACGTGCTCGCCGGCGCACTGAGCAGCCTCGTGTGGGTGGTCGGGCTGTACCTGCTGATGGGGCAGTTCCGGCCGTCGCTGCGCGGCTCGCCGGCGGGTGAACGCGATAACCGGTGA
- a CDS encoding aspartate kinase has translation MAYSLLVMKFGGTNMQDARAIRHSASLAARSIREGVRVVVVVSAMAGVTNQLLQLADAAQTGDIARANDEIAALRTRHFTAAQELGAAPDSPAVREIREMHETLRQAIYGVYLLRELTPRSRDLIVAFGERLSAPLMSLALEQSGLRARHLTGGEAGILTDAHFGNARPTATTYERIRDRLSGLFAADVTPVIAGFMGETDQGALTTLGRGGTDFSATIVGKALGADEVWAWKDVDGVMSADPRVVKDARNIGVLSYGEVMELAYFGAKVLHPLAVTPLQESGIPLRVKSAADPDFPGTLVQAQPHEEEGHPVKAVTAIRSVSLVNVSGAGALGVPEVVSTVFAAIARENVTLLMVSQSSSMSNVSLAVPSVDAERTVAALRAGITGELNVEVQGGVAVLAIVGSGMRGQKGVSARLFTALAAEDVNILMISQGSSELNISVALDGAEVDRATQAVHAAFGLGAAVQVAD, from the coding sequence ATGGCTTACTCGCTTCTGGTCATGAAATTCGGCGGCACCAACATGCAGGACGCCCGCGCCATTCGCCACAGCGCCTCGCTGGCCGCGCGCAGCATCCGGGAAGGTGTGCGCGTCGTGGTGGTCGTCTCGGCGATGGCCGGCGTGACCAACCAATTGCTTCAGCTCGCCGACGCCGCGCAGACCGGAGACATCGCCCGCGCCAACGACGAGATCGCTGCCCTGCGCACCCGCCACTTCACGGCGGCCCAGGAACTCGGCGCCGCGCCCGACAGCCCCGCCGTACGCGAGATCCGGGAGATGCACGAGACGCTGCGGCAGGCGATCTACGGCGTGTACCTCCTGCGCGAACTGACTCCGCGCAGCCGGGACCTCATCGTGGCCTTCGGGGAGCGTCTCAGCGCGCCCCTGATGAGTCTCGCGCTCGAACAGTCCGGCCTGCGCGCCCGGCACCTGACCGGCGGCGAGGCCGGCATCCTCACCGACGCGCACTTCGGCAACGCCCGTCCCACGGCCACCACCTACGAGCGCATCCGCGACCGCCTCAGCGGCCTGTTCGCCGCCGACGTGACCCCGGTCATCGCCGGTTTCATGGGCGAGACCGATCAGGGCGCCCTGACCACCCTGGGGCGCGGCGGGACCGACTTTTCCGCGACCATCGTGGGCAAGGCGCTGGGCGCCGACGAGGTCTGGGCCTGGAAGGACGTGGACGGCGTCATGAGTGCTGACCCACGCGTCGTGAAGGACGCCCGCAACATCGGCGTCCTGAGCTACGGCGAGGTCATGGAGCTGGCCTATTTCGGGGCCAAGGTGCTGCATCCGCTCGCGGTCACGCCTCTTCAGGAAAGCGGCATTCCCCTGCGCGTCAAGAGTGCGGCCGACCCCGATTTTCCCGGCACGCTGGTCCAGGCTCAGCCGCACGAGGAGGAGGGCCACCCCGTCAAGGCCGTCACGGCGATCCGCAGCGTGAGCCTCGTGAATGTGAGCGGCGCCGGCGCCCTGGGGGTGCCCGAGGTCGTCTCTACCGTGTTCGCGGCCATTGCCCGCGAGAACGTCACCCTGCTTATGGTGTCCCAGAGCAGCAGCATGAGCAACGTCTCGTTGGCCGTGCCCTCGGTCGACGCAGAACGGACCGTGGCAGCCCTGCGCGCCGGGATCACGGGCGAGCTGAACGTGGAGGTGCAGGGCGGCGTGGCGGTCCTGGCCATCGTCGGCAGCGGCATGCGTGGGCAGAAGGGCGTCTCCGCGCGGCTGTTCACCGCCTTGGCCGCCGAGGACGTGAACATCCTGATGATCTCGCAGGGCAGCAGCGAGCTCAATATCAGCGTGGCCCTCGACGGTGCCGAGGTCGACCGCGCCACCCAGGCGGTCCATGCAGCTTTTGGTCTGGGTGCGGCAGTTCAGGTTGCTGACTGA
- a CDS encoding ABC transporter substrate-binding protein produces MNLRRSALFLSLMLTPAALAATPRDTLVIQQAATITTLDPGIAYDSFSLMMIENIYEPLWTYKGASLTQMTPLLAAKLPTYTNGGKTLVVDLRKGVKFHSGNTMTCADAEYTYRRDLVTNHPESANWFLSDSLLGTPDNAAKNKAVTWAKIAGAVKCNAAGQLVFTLPRPDPAFMAKMAFTGAGVVDKAWAIRQGDWNGTEATWRAWVSKDLNEGNLSKNPSGTGAYRLVKWDANNVLLSAFPGYWGGVPAIRNVAMQKVSELAVRQQAFLRGDADLIEAGTRVNVETQLRGQPGVTVLDNLPTTGAGALFMNQNIRAAGALGSGKLDGKGIPSNFFSDANVRRALAYAFDYDEFIRDVQRGKGQKRTMLLPDTFPGYDKRVSTYSYDPVKAAEYFKKAWGGQVWQQGFVINANYRTGHILGQTALEVLKQGVEAINPKFRINIGVEPWTEQSAKMQKGEEVMLPMSWGADYGDPDNFMYTFYSSGGFFYPTHSWKDARVDRWLDQARTTTDVAARNRLYRQVADVAAEQSPYLLLPADLNVRPLRASLQGVNAATYNPLRNFNFTGTFIRELSKK; encoded by the coding sequence ATGAACCTGCGCCGATCCGCCCTTTTTCTGAGCCTGATGCTGACCCCCGCCGCCCTGGCCGCCACACCGCGCGACACGCTGGTCATCCAGCAGGCCGCGACGATCACCACGCTCGACCCCGGCATTGCCTACGACTCATTCAGCCTGATGATGATCGAGAACATCTACGAGCCGCTGTGGACCTACAAGGGCGCCAGCCTCACGCAGATGACGCCGCTGCTCGCCGCGAAGCTGCCGACCTACACGAACGGCGGCAAGACGCTGGTCGTGGATCTCCGTAAGGGCGTGAAGTTCCACAGCGGCAACACGATGACCTGCGCCGACGCCGAGTACACCTACCGCCGCGACCTCGTGACGAACCACCCCGAGTCGGCAAACTGGTTCCTGAGCGATTCGCTGCTGGGCACGCCCGACAACGCGGCCAAGAATAAGGCAGTCACCTGGGCCAAGATCGCGGGCGCGGTGAAATGCAACGCCGCCGGGCAACTCGTGTTCACGCTGCCCCGGCCGGACCCGGCCTTCATGGCGAAGATGGCGTTCACGGGCGCGGGCGTCGTGGACAAGGCCTGGGCGATTCGTCAGGGCGACTGGAACGGCACCGAGGCGACCTGGCGCGCGTGGGTGAGCAAGGACCTGAACGAGGGCAACCTCAGCAAGAATCCCAGCGGAACCGGGGCCTACCGGCTGGTGAAGTGGGACGCCAACAACGTGCTGCTCTCGGCCTTTCCGGGCTACTGGGGCGGCGTCCCGGCGATCCGCAACGTCGCCATGCAGAAGGTCTCGGAACTGGCCGTCAGGCAGCAGGCCTTCCTGCGCGGCGACGCCGACCTGATCGAGGCCGGCACCCGCGTGAACGTGGAGACGCAGCTCCGGGGCCAGCCGGGCGTGACGGTCCTGGACAACCTGCCCACCACGGGCGCGGGCGCGCTGTTCATGAACCAGAACATCCGCGCGGCCGGCGCGCTGGGCAGTGGCAAACTGGACGGCAAGGGCATTCCGTCGAACTTCTTCAGCGACGCGAACGTGCGCCGGGCGCTGGCCTACGCCTTCGACTACGACGAGTTCATCCGCGACGTGCAGCGCGGCAAGGGCCAGAAGCGCACCATGCTGCTGCCCGACACCTTCCCCGGCTACGACAAGCGGGTGAGCACCTACAGCTACGACCCCGTCAAGGCGGCTGAGTACTTCAAGAAGGCCTGGGGCGGGCAGGTGTGGCAGCAGGGCTTCGTGATCAACGCGAACTACCGCACCGGGCACATCCTGGGACAGACGGCGCTGGAGGTCCTCAAGCAGGGCGTCGAGGCCATCAATCCCAAGTTCCGCATCAACATCGGCGTGGAACCCTGGACCGAGCAAAGCGCCAAGATGCAAAAAGGCGAGGAAGTCATGCTGCCCATGAGCTGGGGCGCGGACTACGGCGACCCCGACAACTTCATGTACACCTTCTACAGCAGCGGCGGGTTTTTCTACCCCACCCACAGCTGGAAGGACGCGCGGGTGGACCGCTGGCTCGACCAGGCGCGTACCACGACCGACGTGGCCGCCCGTAACCGGCTCTACCGGCAGGTGGCCGACGTGGCCGCCGAGCAGAGCCCCTACCTGCTGCTGCCCGCCGACCTGAACGTGCGCCCCCTGCGCGCCAGTCTCCAGGGCGTGAACGCGGCGACCTACAACCCGCTGCGCAACTTCAACTTCACCGGCACGTTCATTCGGGAACTCAGCAAGAAGTGA
- a CDS encoding YceI family protein has product MQRHAGWTRSPVLALLAGAGSVWAAPYTAAQGRATFEHRVLIVNVRGTVEGVTASVQLDPNDLAATRGQVSVPLTNLRTGIGLRDDHARGESALNTARFPNAVFVLGSLTGGKLTEGQTLSTTASGQFTLRGVTKTLSVPVKATLTGGQVRVATQFRFNPHDFGVNYAGSSDSASVDVNFTLTPGT; this is encoded by the coding sequence ATGCAGCGACACGCCGGCTGGACCCGCTCGCCTGTTCTGGCCCTACTCGCCGGGGCGGGCTCCGTGTGGGCCGCGCCCTACACGGCGGCGCAGGGCCGCGCGACCTTCGAGCACCGGGTCCTGATCGTCAATGTCAGAGGCACGGTCGAGGGCGTGACGGCCAGTGTACAGCTCGACCCCAATGACCTCGCGGCGACGCGGGGGCAGGTCAGCGTGCCGCTGACGAACCTGCGGACCGGCATAGGCCTGCGCGACGACCATGCCCGGGGCGAGTCGGCGCTGAACACTGCCCGCTTTCCGAACGCGGTCTTCGTGCTGGGCAGCCTGACGGGCGGCAAACTGACCGAGGGACAGACCCTGAGCACCACCGCCAGTGGGCAGTTCACGCTGAGGGGCGTGACGAAGACCCTCAGCGTGCCAGTCAAGGCGACCCTGACGGGCGGTCAGGTCCGGGTGGCGACGCAGTTCCGATTCAATCCGCACGACTTCGGCGTGAACTATGCGGGAAGCAGCGACAGTGCCTCGGTGGACGTGAACTTCACGCTGACGCCGGGCACGTAA
- the pdxT gene encoding pyridoxal 5'-phosphate synthase glutaminase subunit PdxT has product MVLEVGVLALQGAYREHAARLRGLGASVREVRLPGDLNGLAGLVLPGGESTTMVRLMNEYALWAPLRDFHARGGALWGTCAGAILLAAEVTGTSPAAPAQPSLGLIDVTVQRNAFGRQLDSFTTPLEVAGLDAPFPAVFIRAPVITHAGPGVEVLARHGGETVLARQGRVLASSFHPELTPDVRLHELFLGLLD; this is encoded by the coding sequence ATGGTCCTTGAGGTTGGCGTGCTCGCCCTGCAGGGCGCCTACCGCGAGCACGCCGCGAGGCTGCGCGGTCTGGGCGCCTCCGTGCGCGAGGTCCGGCTGCCGGGCGACCTGAACGGCTTGGCCGGACTGGTGCTGCCCGGTGGCGAATCCACGACGATGGTCCGGCTGATGAACGAATATGCCCTGTGGGCGCCGCTGCGCGACTTCCACGCGCGGGGCGGCGCGCTGTGGGGCACCTGCGCCGGGGCCATCCTCCTCGCCGCCGAGGTGACAGGCACCAGCCCCGCCGCGCCCGCGCAGCCCAGCCTGGGCCTGATTGACGTGACCGTGCAGCGCAACGCCTTCGGGCGGCAGCTCGACTCCTTTACCACGCCGCTGGAGGTCGCGGGTCTGGACGCGCCCTTTCCGGCCGTGTTCATCCGTGCGCCGGTCATCACACATGCCGGCCCCGGCGTCGAGGTGCTCGCCCGCCACGGGGGCGAGACGGTGCTGGCCCGCCAGGGCCGCGTCCTGGCGAGTTCCTTTCACCCCGAGCTGACCCCCGATGTCCGGCTGCACGAGTTGTTCCTGGGTCTGCTGGACTGA
- the pdxS gene encoding pyridoxal 5'-phosphate synthase lyase subunit PdxS — translation MSEQQTGTPQIKHGFAEMFKGGVIMDVVTADQARIAEAAGATAVMALERVPADIRKDGGVARMSDPKMIKEIIGAVSIPVMAKVRIGHVVEAQILQALGVDFIDESEVLTPADEQYHILKSEFGVPFVCGAKNLGEALRRMGEGASMIRTKGEAGTGNVVEAVRHARTVLGEIRAIQARPAEELMTVARDLQAPYELVKYVHANGKLPVVNFAAGGIATPADAALMMYLGLDGVFVGSGIFKSSNPERRAQAIVKAVTHYQNPELLAEISEDLGAPMTGINIDDLIPAERLAARGW, via the coding sequence ATGAGCGAGCAGCAGACCGGTACTCCCCAGATCAAGCATGGCTTCGCGGAGATGTTCAAGGGCGGCGTCATCATGGACGTGGTCACGGCCGACCAAGCCCGCATCGCCGAGGCTGCCGGCGCGACCGCCGTGATGGCGCTCGAGCGCGTTCCCGCTGACATCCGTAAGGACGGCGGCGTGGCGCGCATGAGCGACCCCAAGATGATCAAGGAGATCATCGGCGCCGTGAGCATTCCCGTCATGGCCAAGGTCCGGATCGGGCACGTCGTCGAGGCGCAGATCCTTCAGGCGCTCGGCGTGGACTTCATTGACGAGTCCGAAGTGCTGACCCCCGCCGACGAGCAGTACCACATCCTGAAAAGCGAGTTTGGCGTGCCCTTCGTGTGCGGCGCCAAGAACCTAGGTGAGGCGCTGCGCCGCATGGGCGAGGGCGCGAGCATGATCCGCACGAAGGGCGAGGCCGGCACCGGCAACGTGGTCGAGGCCGTGCGCCACGCCCGCACTGTGCTGGGCGAGATCCGTGCCATCCAGGCCCGCCCGGCCGAGGAACTCATGACGGTGGCCCGCGATCTTCAGGCGCCTTACGAACTCGTGAAGTACGTACACGCGAACGGCAAACTGCCGGTCGTGAACTTCGCGGCGGGCGGCATCGCCACCCCCGCCGACGCCGCCCTGATGATGTACCTGGGCCTTGACGGCGTGTTCGTGGGCAGCGGCATCTTCAAGTCCTCGAACCCCGAGCGCCGCGCCCAGGCCATCGTGAAGGCCGTAACGCACTACCAGAACCCCGAACTGCTCGCGGAGATCAGCGAGGACCTCGGCGCGCCCATGACTGGCATCAATATCGACGACCTCATTCCCGCCGAGCGCCTCGCCGCGCGCGGCTGGTAA
- a CDS encoding response regulator — protein MADPRPPRLLVVDDEAQILELLDLSLSLQGFDVCTALSGPQALELACRQTFDTVIMDVLMSPWDGLETARRIHACLGVAAPPVVLLTGLSLPDYDPAAEPLIAAALTKPFRPSELVAVIRQVQASRQN, from the coding sequence GTGGCTGATCCCCGTCCACCCCGCCTGCTGGTGGTGGACGACGAAGCCCAGATCCTGGAACTGCTCGACCTCAGTCTCTCCCTGCAGGGATTCGACGTCTGCACCGCCCTGAGCGGCCCGCAGGCCCTCGAGCTGGCCTGCCGCCAGACCTTCGACACGGTCATCATGGACGTGCTCATGTCGCCCTGGGACGGTCTGGAGACGGCGCGGCGTATCCACGCCTGCCTGGGCGTCGCCGCGCCGCCGGTCGTGCTGCTCACCGGGCTCTCGCTGCCGGACTATGATCCGGCCGCCGAGCCACTCATCGCTGCGGCCCTTACCAAGCCTTTCCGGCCCTCGGAGCTTGTCGCGGTGATTCGGCAGGTCCAGGCAAGTCGGCAGAACTGA